A region of the Paenibacillus sp. J23TS9 genome:
AAACAGCGAAAAACCGCCCTCTTCCGAGGACGGTTTAATTGTTTATCGGTTCAGCAGGCTTCCCACATATTTCAGCAATTCATTCGCACAGACCGGGCAGTACCCGTGATCATCCATAAGACGTTTGCTGACCTCATTAATTCGCTTGAGCTGGTTCGCATCCGGCGTTTTCGTGGATGTGGTGATCTTGACGATATCCTTCAAATCTGTAAACAGCTTTTTCTCGATAGCTTCACGCAGCCGGTCATGATTATGGTATTCGAATTTCTTTCCTTTGCGTGAATAGGACGAAATGCGGATCATGATTTCTTCCCTAAACGCTTTCTTGGCATTTTCCGAAATGCCGATCTGCTCTTCAATCGAGCGCATCAACCGCTCATCCGGATTCATCTCCTCGTCTGTCAGCGGATCACGAATTTTGGACATATTGCAGAAAGCCTCGATATTATCTAAGTAATTTTCAAATAGCGTCTTGGCAGACTCATCGAAAGAGTAGACAAACGCCTTTTGCACTTCTTTTTTCGCGAGCTCGTCGTATTCTTTACGCGCAACGGCGATAAAATTCAAATAACGTTCCCGCTCCTCTTTGTTGATCGAGGCATGCTGATCCAGTCCGTCCTTAATCGCTCTCAAAATATCCAGTGCGTTAATGCACTGAAGATCCTGCTTAATCAAAGCACTGGAAATCCGGTTAATGACATAGCGTGGATCCACGCCGGACATACCTTCCTCCAGATATTCGGTCTGCATTTCCTTCAGGTCTGCTTCCTTGAAGCCCTCAATCTCTTCCCCGTCATACATCCGCATCTTTTTGACGAGATCCATTCCATGCTTTTTCGTTTCCTTCAGACGAGTGAGTATGGAGAAAATAGCAGAGGATCGAAGCGCATGCGGCGCAATATGCACATGCTTCATATCGCTTTGCAGAATCAGCTTGTTGTAAATTTTCTCTTCATCTGAAACTCTAAGATTGTATGGGATCGGCATAACAATCATCCGTGATTGCAGTGCCTCATTTTTCTTATTGGATATAAACGCCTTATACTCGGATTCATTGGTATGGGCCACAATGAGCTCATCCGCCGATATTAACGCAAATCGCCCTGCCTTGAAATTACCTTCCTGGGTAAGTGACAGCAGATTCCACAGAAACTTCTCGTCACACTTGAGCATTTCCTGGAACTCCATCAAGCCGCGATTGGCCTTATTCAGCTCTCCATCGAAGCGGTATGCCCGCGGGTCCGACTCCGAGCCAAATTCCGTGATCGTTGAAAAATCGATGCTGCCTGTCAGGTCGGCAATATCTTGTGACTTTGGATCTGAAGGACTAAATGTACCAATCCCTACACGGGCATCCTCGGATATGATCACCCGGGTCACAGGTACCTTTTCGATATCACCGTCGTATTCCTGCTTCAGGCGCATTTGGCAGGATGGGCATAAATTCCCTTCAATGCGCACCCCCAGCTCTTGCTCTACCTCTTGCCTTAACTCCAGCGGAATCAAATGCAGTGGTTCCTCATGCATCGGGCATCCGTCAATCGCATAAAAGGCTCCCTGCTCTGTCCGTGAAAATTTTTCCAATCCCCGCTTCAGGAGTGTCACCAGTGTAGATTTACCACCACTTACCGGGCCCATCAGGAGCAATATCCGTTTACGGACATCGAGCCTGCGCGCGGAAGAGTGGAAATACTCCTCTACGAGCTTCTCCACAGACCGGTCTAACCCGAAAATCTCCTGTTCAAAAAATTTATAGCGTTTATGGCCGCCCACCTCCTCCACACCGTACGACTTGATCATGTCATACACGCGCGCATGAGCGGTGATTGCCGCTGAAGGATCTTGACGGAGCAGTTCAATATAATCTTTAAAAGTGCCATTCCACGCAAGTTGATCGCTTTCTGCCCGATAGGCCGCTACGCGTTCGAAAATATCCATGCTAGTACCTCCTATGACTACGTTTTGAGTTGTCAAAAATTCGATCAAAGCGTCAAGGGTCAACTTCATCCCATTTGATCCCGATTTTCACATTATCCTAATCAAAAAGTGTATTACATACCTATGCTGATTATGGGGATTAGTTGACCTATTTTTTCGCAAAAGGAGGATTGTCTTTTATCAAATGTTATAATATAGGAAACGAAAGAAGGAACGGCTTGGCCGACTTTTAGCAAAGGGGAATGTTCATGACCGTACAGCATGAAACCGAGCTGTATGAGCCGTTGAAGGCTTTTTTCGAACAGCAAGGATATGAAATCAAGGGAGAGGTTCGGAACTGCGATCTGGTTGGGGTTCATCCGGAGAAAAGCGAGCCTCTGATTGTCGAAATGAAAAAAACGTTCAATCTCGCACTGCTTTTGCAGGGGATGGAACGTCAACAAATGAGCTCACAGGTATATTTGGCGGTAGAACGCAGCAGAACCAAGCGCGGAGCAGTGAACCAGCGTTGGGGCGAGATCACGAGGTTATGCCGCAAGCTGGGCTTCGGACTGATTACCATTACCTTTTTCAAAACAAAAAAACCTTTCGTCGAGGTTCTATGCGAGCCGAATCAACAAGAACCAGTCAAAAGCATCAAGAAAAGACGTAAGGAACGGCTCTTATATGAATTTCATGAACGCAGCGGCGATTACAATATCGGCGGCAGCAGCCGTGCGAAGCTGATGACTGCTTACCGTGAAAAGGCACTGCGAGTTGCGCTCGCACTGGCAAGTGCTCCGCCCGAAGGCGCTTCTCCCGCTTCACTGCGGGATCTGACTGGGATAGGGAACACAGCAAGTATCCTTCGAAGCAATTATTACGGTTGGTTCGACAGGATCGGGCGCGGGCGTTATGCGCTTACTCCAGCCGGTGCGGAGAGTCTCAATCTATATGCGGGGGTACTCGAAACCGCCCCTGCATCTCCGGCAGTTGAACAGAAATCTAAAAAGCGCTAGCTTCGGGCCGTGAATTCTGAGATAGCCTCTCCGATCAAATTCATACCCAGGAGCAGTTCATCCCTGCCCGGATGGGTAAAGTTCAGCCTGATATATTCACTGCCTTCCCCTTTTGCATAGCAAA
Encoded here:
- a CDS encoding DUF2161 domain-containing phosphodiesterase, giving the protein MTVQHETELYEPLKAFFEQQGYEIKGEVRNCDLVGVHPEKSEPLIVEMKKTFNLALLLQGMERQQMSSQVYLAVERSRTKRGAVNQRWGEITRLCRKLGFGLITITFFKTKKPFVEVLCEPNQQEPVKSIKKRRKERLLYEFHERSGDYNIGGSSRAKLMTAYREKALRVALALASAPPEGASPASLRDLTGIGNTASILRSNYYGWFDRIGRGRYALTPAGAESLNLYAGVLETAPASPAVEQKSKKR
- a CDS encoding PrkA family serine protein kinase, with the translated sequence MDIFERVAAYRAESDQLAWNGTFKDYIELLRQDPSAAITAHARVYDMIKSYGVEEVGGHKRYKFFEQEIFGLDRSVEKLVEEYFHSSARRLDVRKRILLLMGPVSGGKSTLVTLLKRGLEKFSRTEQGAFYAIDGCPMHEEPLHLIPLELRQEVEQELGVRIEGNLCPSCQMRLKQEYDGDIEKVPVTRVIISEDARVGIGTFSPSDPKSQDIADLTGSIDFSTITEFGSESDPRAYRFDGELNKANRGLMEFQEMLKCDEKFLWNLLSLTQEGNFKAGRFALISADELIVAHTNESEYKAFISNKKNEALQSRMIVMPIPYNLRVSDEEKIYNKLILQSDMKHVHIAPHALRSSAIFSILTRLKETKKHGMDLVKKMRMYDGEEIEGFKEADLKEMQTEYLEEGMSGVDPRYVINRISSALIKQDLQCINALDILRAIKDGLDQHASINKEERERYLNFIAVARKEYDELAKKEVQKAFVYSFDESAKTLFENYLDNIEAFCNMSKIRDPLTDEEMNPDERLMRSIEEQIGISENAKKAFREEIMIRISSYSRKGKKFEYHNHDRLREAIEKKLFTDLKDIVKITTSTKTPDANQLKRINEVSKRLMDDHGYCPVCANELLKYVGSLLNR